A DNA window from Capnocytophaga sp. ARDL2 contains the following coding sequences:
- a CDS encoding ribonucleoside-diphosphate reductase subunit alpha — MTMERLWWLNEESEQILNRGYLLKGETTQKAIERVATAAAQRLYKPELADAFIEMIEKGWMSLSSPIWANMGTERGLPISCFNVYVPDHIEGITHKLGEVIMQTKIGGGTSGYFGELRERGSAVTDNGKSSGAVSFMKLFDTAMDTISQGGVRRGAFAAYLDIDHPDIKEFLEIKNIGNPIQNLFYGVCVPDYWMQDMIDGDVDKREVWAKVLESRQQKGLPYIFFTDNINRNKPEVYKDKEMQIYASNLCSEIALPSSKEESFVCCLSSMNLELYDEWKDTEAVKLATYFLDAVMSEFIAKTEGNYYLASAHNFAKNHRALGLGVMGWHSYLQKNKIAFESMEAKNLTNKIFRELQEKSLKASQDLARIYGEPELLKGYGRRNTTLMAIAPTTSSSAILGQTSPGIEPFSSNYYKAGLAKGNFMRKNKYLKELLEEKGIDNEETWRSIMLNHGSVQHLEELTQEEKDIFKTFKELSQYEIILQASIRQKYIDQAQSLNINIPASLPIRDVNKLLIEAWKLGVKTLYYQRSQSVSKEMVNNLVVCSSCEA, encoded by the coding sequence ATGACTATGGAAAGATTGTGGTGGCTGAATGAAGAAAGCGAACAAATATTGAACAGGGGCTACCTATTGAAGGGAGAAACGACTCAAAAAGCCATCGAGCGTGTAGCAACTGCAGCGGCTCAAAGATTGTACAAACCAGAATTGGCTGATGCGTTTATAGAAATGATTGAAAAAGGTTGGATGAGCCTTTCATCACCTATTTGGGCAAATATGGGAACAGAAAGAGGATTGCCTATTTCTTGTTTCAATGTGTATGTACCAGACCACATCGAGGGAATTACTCACAAATTGGGTGAGGTAATCATGCAAACAAAAATCGGTGGCGGTACTTCGGGATATTTTGGAGAATTGAGAGAAAGAGGTAGTGCCGTAACTGATAATGGTAAATCTTCGGGAGCAGTTTCGTTTATGAAACTATTTGATACCGCAATGGATACCATCAGTCAAGGTGGTGTGCGTAGAGGTGCATTTGCTGCTTATCTCGACATCGACCACCCAGATATTAAAGAGTTTTTGGAAATCAAAAACATAGGAAATCCTATCCAAAACTTATTCTACGGAGTTTGTGTGCCAGATTATTGGATGCAAGATATGATTGATGGTGATGTGGATAAACGCGAAGTATGGGCAAAAGTTTTGGAATCGAGACAACAAAAAGGTTTGCCTTACATTTTCTTTACAGACAATATCAACCGAAACAAACCAGAGGTGTACAAAGACAAAGAAATGCAAATCTATGCAAGTAACTTGTGTAGCGAAATCGCATTGCCTTCTTCAAAAGAAGAATCTTTTGTATGTTGTTTGTCTTCAATGAACTTGGAATTATACGACGAATGGAAAGATACAGAAGCTGTAAAATTGGCTACTTATTTCCTTGATGCGGTAATGTCTGAATTCATTGCAAAAACAGAAGGAAACTATTACTTGGCATCTGCACACAATTTTGCAAAAAATCACCGTGCATTAGGATTAGGAGTAATGGGGTGGCATTCTTACTTGCAAAAAAATAAGATTGCCTTTGAAAGTATGGAAGCGAAAAACTTGACCAATAAAATCTTTAGAGAATTGCAGGAAAAATCATTGAAAGCCTCTCAAGATTTGGCAAGAATCTACGGTGAACCAGAATTGTTGAAAGGATACGGACGCAGAAATACCACTTTAATGGCAATAGCCCCTACTACTTCGAGTTCGGCTATTTTGGGACAGACTTCACCAGGTATCGAGCCATTTAGTAGCAACTACTATAAGGCTGGTTTGGCAAAAGGAAACTTTATGCGTAAAAACAAGTACTTAAAAGAATTGTTGGAAGAAAAAGGCATCGACAACGAAGAAACTTGGAGAAGTATCATGCTCAACCACGGTTCGGTGCAGCATTTGGAAGAATTGACACAAGAGGAAAAAGATATTTTTAAAACATTCAAAGAATTGAGTCAGTACGAAATTATCCTTCAAGCGTCGATTCGTCAAAAATACATAGACCAAGCACAAAGTTTGAACATCAATATTCCTGCAAGTTTACCAATCAGAGATGTAAACAAATTGTTGATTGAAGCATGGAAATTGGGAGTAAAAACATTGTACTATCAACGCAGTCAGAGTGTATCAAAAGAAATGGTAAACAACTTGGTGGTATGTTCATCATGTGAAGCATAA
- a CDS encoding acyl-CoA thioesterase, protein MTIEERIAQAETRVFKAVFPSDTNHYDTMFGGAVMLMMDEIAFITATRFSRQRMVTVSSNKIDFNHPIPAGTIVELVGKVAEVGNKSMKVSIEVFIEEMYSEVRYSAITGMFTFVAIDENKKPIKVLRDDL, encoded by the coding sequence ATGACAATAGAAGAAAGAATTGCACAAGCGGAAACACGCGTATTCAAAGCCGTATTTCCGAGCGACACCAACCACTACGATACTATGTTTGGTGGAGCAGTAATGTTGATGATGGACGAAATCGCCTTTATCACAGCTACTCGCTTTTCAAGACAGAGAATGGTAACGGTATCGTCAAACAAAATCGACTTTAACCATCCAATTCCAGCGGGAACTATCGTAGAATTGGTAGGAAAAGTAGCCGAAGTAGGAAACAAAAGTATGAAAGTTTCGATAGAGGTATTCATCGAAGAAATGTATTCAGAGGTGAGATATTCAGCAATTACAGGAATGTTTACCTTCGTAGCTATCGACGAAAACAAAAAACCTATAAAAGTTTTAAGAGACGATTTGTAG
- a CDS encoding DUF1456 family protein: MSNNDILKKLRVALQLRDEQIVEILQLVDFRVSKGEIGNFFRSEDHPKYVVCKDQILRNFLNGLVIYLRGTKDEPKNPMEVLVANKAKISPTPQKKIAPSTAKKKEQATKEFNPANAIRFKNGKKK, from the coding sequence ATGAGTAATAACGATATATTAAAAAAATTGCGAGTTGCTTTGCAATTGCGTGACGAACAAATTGTTGAAATCTTACAATTGGTTGATTTTAGAGTTTCCAAAGGTGAAATTGGAAATTTTTTTAGAAGCGAAGATCATCCGAAATATGTTGTTTGCAAAGATCAAATTTTGAGAAATTTCCTCAATGGTTTGGTGATTTACTTACGAGGAACTAAAGATGAACCCAAAAACCCAATGGAAGTTTTAGTAGCAAACAAAGCTAAAATTTCTCCAACTCCTCAAAAGAAAATAGCACCTTCAACTGCAAAGAAAAAAGAACAAGCAACCAAAGAATTTAATCCTGCTAATGCGATTAGATTTAAAAATGGTAAAAAGAAATAA
- a CDS encoding DUF4834 family protein, with protein MELSDFSNLIKTIVILLFIYYAIKFFAKFFAKLFAPYFVNRMLKKIQQKFENQMNQQQQQYNRGQSTNNFNRQQNTNSSSTSKIEFKEKKKVGEYIDFEEIK; from the coding sequence ATGGAACTTTCTGATTTTTCTAATTTAATAAAAACGATTGTCATTTTATTGTTTATCTATTATGCAATAAAATTTTTTGCAAAATTTTTTGCAAAATTGTTTGCTCCTTATTTTGTCAATCGCATGTTGAAAAAAATTCAACAAAAGTTTGAAAATCAAATGAATCAACAACAACAACAATATAATAGAGGACAATCTACCAATAATTTTAATAGACAACAGAATACAAACTCTTCTTCTACATCAAAAATCGAGTTTAAGGAAAAGAAAAAAGTAGGGGAGTACATAGATTTTGAAGAAATAAAATAA
- a CDS encoding ankyrin repeat domain-containing protein, translated as MKKIVLSLALWVSMWANAQQNTLLNGNFWKEKPSIETVKAEINKGSNPADANAGNHDVVSIAINNDAPLEVITYLMDQPGNSIDKQTHDGRLYIHWAANKGNVALVKYLLEKGSDIHATDDKEATPLSFAAGNGQLNIEIYEMLFNAGVKPTQRYKDGATLLHLVSAFDKNSLVANYLQSKGLSLKDIDDKNRTVFDYACRMGNVDILNNLLEKGVKPTNQALFFAAQGTRFASPKIETYQYLVEKINLNPLATNDNQETVLHLLVKKKDQREIVQYFLDKKIDVNAQDKNGNTVFANAMHSKDYGLVKSLVPYVKDINTANRKGETALYSAFQNGTTHIAEMLMSIGADKNIISKNGNLAFALIQSYKKPRPNENNKDFEDKIRVLDLSKVPFNETHNGISLYHLAVVKDDLDLLKLLEDKNIDLNLQDDNGMTALHKAASMTKNVEVLKYLVSIGSNKKIKTEMDETAYDLAMENELLQAQKADLSFLK; from the coding sequence ATGAAAAAAATAGTTCTCTCTTTGGCATTATGGGTTTCTATGTGGGCAAATGCTCAGCAAAATACCTTATTGAACGGTAACTTTTGGAAAGAAAAACCGTCTATCGAAACCGTAAAAGCTGAGATAAACAAAGGCAGTAATCCTGCAGATGCCAACGCCGGAAATCACGATGTCGTAAGTATAGCTATCAACAACGATGCTCCTTTAGAGGTTATTACTTATCTAATGGATCAACCTGGAAATAGCATAGACAAACAAACTCACGACGGTCGTTTGTACATCCACTGGGCAGCAAACAAAGGTAATGTTGCTTTGGTAAAATACTTGTTGGAAAAAGGTTCGGATATTCACGCTACCGACGATAAAGAGGCAACTCCACTTAGCTTTGCCGCTGGAAATGGTCAGCTAAACATTGAAATTTACGAAATGCTTTTCAATGCTGGGGTAAAGCCAACCCAACGATACAAAGACGGAGCTACTCTTTTGCATTTGGTAAGTGCGTTTGACAAAAACAGTTTGGTTGCTAACTATTTGCAAAGCAAAGGACTTTCATTAAAAGATATTGACGACAAAAATCGCACAGTTTTCGACTATGCTTGTCGCATGGGAAATGTAGATATTTTGAACAATCTTTTAGAAAAAGGTGTAAAACCTACCAATCAAGCCTTGTTTTTCGCAGCCCAAGGTACTCGATTTGCTTCTCCCAAAATAGAAACTTATCAATATTTGGTAGAAAAAATAAATTTAAACCCATTGGCTACAAACGACAATCAAGAAACTGTGTTGCATCTATTGGTAAAAAAGAAAGATCAACGAGAAATCGTACAGTATTTCTTAGATAAAAAAATTGATGTAAATGCTCAAGACAAAAATGGTAATACCGTATTTGCCAATGCTATGCACTCTAAAGATTATGGCTTGGTGAAATCATTGGTTCCGTATGTAAAAGATATCAATACTGCTAATAGAAAAGGAGAAACGGCTTTGTATTCGGCGTTTCAAAACGGTACAACTCATATTGCAGAAATGTTGATGAGCATTGGTGCAGACAAAAACATTATTTCTAAAAACGGAAATTTAGCTTTTGCATTGATACAGTCTTATAAAAAACCTCGCCCTAATGAAAACAACAAAGATTTTGAAGATAAAATCAGAGTGTTGGATTTGAGCAAAGTTCCGTTCAACGAAACACACAATGGAATTTCGTTGTATCATTTAGCTGTAGTAAAAGACGATTTGGATTTATTGAAACTATTGGAAGATAAAAACATTGACCTCAATTTGCAAGACGACAACGGAATGACAGCTTTACACAAAGCGGCATCTATGACCAAAAATGTTGAAGTTTTGAAATATTTGGTTTCGATTGGCAGTAATAAAAAAATCAAAACCGAAATGGACGAAACGGCTTATGATTTGGCTATGGAAAACGAACTATTACAAGCACAAAAAGCAGATTTGTCATTTTTAAAGTAA
- a CDS encoding ribonucleotide-diphosphate reductase subunit beta, whose product MSIFTKRVNYKPFEYPEIMDFVNAINKSFWVHSEVDFTADIQDFHSHLTPEQREIVKRCLLAIAQIEVNVKTFWGNLYLHLPKPEFNGLGSTFAECEFRHSEAYSRLLEVLGYNNEFERVIEIPAISKRIDYLSNALKHAKAEDPKDYLKSLILFTILIENVSLFSQFAIILSFTRFKGAMKNVSNIIAWTSVDEQLHANAGIYIVNKIKEEFPDFFDSEAIEEIQTIVKESIQIEEEILDWIFELGELDTVSKANLLNFMKFRLDESLTKIGMDKIYNISNEEYQPMVWFEEEVFSNTLDDFFAKRPVEYTKHDKSITANDLF is encoded by the coding sequence ATGAGTATTTTTACAAAACGCGTGAATTACAAGCCATTTGAATACCCTGAAATCATGGATTTTGTAAACGCTATCAACAAATCGTTTTGGGTACATTCGGAAGTGGATTTTACAGCCGATATTCAAGATTTTCACTCACATCTAACTCCTGAACAAAGAGAAATTGTAAAGAGATGTTTGTTGGCAATAGCTCAAATCGAAGTGAATGTAAAAACTTTCTGGGGAAATTTGTATTTGCACTTGCCAAAACCAGAATTCAACGGCTTGGGTTCTACCTTTGCAGAATGCGAATTTAGACACTCAGAGGCTTATTCTCGATTGTTGGAAGTATTGGGATACAACAACGAATTTGAAAGAGTAATTGAAATTCCTGCGATTAGCAAGCGTATCGACTATTTGTCAAACGCATTGAAACACGCAAAGGCAGAAGATCCTAAAGATTATTTGAAATCGTTGATTTTGTTTACCATATTAATCGAAAATGTTTCTTTATTTAGCCAATTTGCAATTATTTTATCATTTACTCGCTTTAAAGGTGCAATGAAAAATGTGAGCAATATCATCGCTTGGACTTCGGTTGATGAGCAGTTACATGCAAACGCTGGTATCTATATAGTAAATAAAATCAAGGAAGAATTCCCTGACTTTTTCGATTCAGAGGCGATTGAAGAAATTCAAACTATTGTAAAAGAATCTATCCAAATTGAAGAAGAAATCTTGGATTGGATTTTTGAATTAGGAGAATTGGATACTGTTTCAAAGGCAAATTTGTTGAACTTTATGAAATTCCGTTTAGACGAAAGTTTAACAAAAATTGGAATGGACAAAATTTACAACATTTCCAACGAAGAATATCAACCAATGGTATGGTTTGAAGAAGAAGTTTTCTCAAATACATTAGATGATTTCTTTGCAAAAAGGCCTGTGGAATATACAAAACACGACAAGAGTATTACAGCAAACGATTTATTTTAA
- a CDS encoding GSCFA domain-containing protein, with the protein MKFSTEINIQPLEKKLTYDSKIVSIGSCFAENISKKLSYFKWRNTVNPTGILFHPQAIKQLFHRTIHKDFFQEKDIFLHREIWCSFECHSSLNQLTKEDFLSKVNQKIIDFYHQLKEATHLIITLGTAWAYQWKESGNYVANCHKIPQNQFTKHLLSVEEIESELAEINQLIRTVNPELQCIFTISPVRHIKDGIIENQRSKSHLITALHNFLDKNCNKNYYFPTYEMLMDELRDYRFYANDLIHPSDFAIDFVWEKFKNNCIDSSVYMDMKLVQKINSGLMHRPFNQQTNEYVQFVETLKNDIQQINAKHPFMDFEMNEI; encoded by the coding sequence ATGAAATTTTCAACTGAAATAAACATACAGCCTCTCGAAAAAAAATTGACTTACGATTCAAAAATTGTAAGTATTGGTAGTTGTTTTGCTGAAAATATTTCAAAAAAGCTGTCTTATTTTAAATGGAGAAATACGGTCAATCCTACAGGAATATTGTTCCATCCACAGGCTATCAAACAATTGTTTCACAGAACAATACACAAAGATTTTTTTCAAGAAAAAGACATTTTTTTACATAGAGAAATTTGGTGTAGTTTTGAATGTCATTCCTCACTGAATCAATTGACTAAAGAGGATTTTTTATCAAAAGTCAATCAAAAAATAATTGATTTTTACCATCAATTGAAAGAGGCTACGCATTTAATTATTACGTTGGGTACGGCTTGGGCTTATCAATGGAAAGAAAGTGGAAACTATGTTGCCAATTGTCATAAAATTCCTCAAAATCAGTTTACAAAACACTTGCTAAGTGTTGAAGAAATAGAAAGCGAATTAGCAGAAATCAATCAGCTGATAAGAACAGTCAATCCTGAGCTTCAATGTATTTTTACTATTTCACCAGTACGACATATCAAAGACGGAATTATTGAAAATCAGCGTAGTAAATCACATTTAATAACAGCATTACACAATTTTTTGGATAAAAACTGTAACAAAAATTACTATTTTCCTACTTATGAAATGTTGATGGACGAGTTGAGAGATTATCGATTTTATGCCAATGATTTGATACATCCTTCAGATTTTGCGATAGATTTTGTATGGGAAAAGTTTAAAAATAATTGTATAGATTCATCCGTTTATATGGATATGAAATTGGTACAAAAAATCAACAGTGGTTTGATGCATCGACCGTTTAATCAGCAAACAAACGAATATGTACAATTTGTAGAAACCTTGAAAAATGATATTCAACAAATCAATGCAAAACATCCATTTATGGATTTTGAAATGAATGAAATATAA
- a CDS encoding PepSY domain-containing protein — protein MLKIWRITHLALAIVSFLFIVMASITGAILSIEPIQEKNLPYKTADFDTITVAHSLSKLKEIHPELLEISVDNHQFVTIKGFDEEENDFTKIANPLTGEFLANPIEKSEFMQWITHLHRSLFLHETGRFIVGIFSILLVLIALSGTALLVKRSTGFRGLYDKIKTDFWEQFYHILAGRLTLIPILIISITGSYLFLQRFEYLPEEKEFDFVEYSSNEKQRLPLKDYPAFKNLYLADIEKIELPFDDSADEVFKVKTKTSQFTVNQIDGTIISESQYSKWTILGKWSFDLHTGQINSIWSLIIGIASLQLLFFIYSGFVITYKRTKNKQKDNPFSIAEATSLLLVGSENGSSWIFAKNFQNQANSIGKKVFIQEANHFQLGNSIEEILIFTSTYGKGDAPSNANLLINKLKNTQTSKEIRFSVVGFGSTQYENFCSFAKEVNHELQKLNWAKESIPIHYINDKNPLEFAQWVEKYNIENQSTIATTPALFNCESTKKQSFLVKNNIQVQSEDHLFSIELQTKANFQSGDLLAIYPSDNHIQRLYSVSKIDNKLFLLVKLHEKGLGSNYLYNLKTNQQFEAKIIDNQKFHFPKNKSVICISNGTGIAPFLGMIYENNYKQPMYLYAGFQQPTDFIQNIKQGLEQQISKGKLTKLQFAYSRIEDKQYVIHLIKNDQNELAELLKNGAVVMVCGSLSMWKNVQEELEIIAQINGYSLEYYIENQQIKTDCY, from the coding sequence ATGTTAAAAATCTGGCGAATAACACATTTAGCGTTAGCAATCGTCTCTTTTCTATTTATTGTAATGGCTTCTATTACAGGAGCCATTTTGTCTATTGAGCCTATTCAAGAGAAAAACCTTCCGTACAAAACAGCGGATTTCGACACGATTACCGTAGCTCATTCTTTGTCAAAACTAAAAGAAATTCACCCAGAATTGTTGGAAATTTCTGTTGATAATCATCAATTTGTAACGATTAAGGGCTTTGATGAAGAGGAAAATGATTTTACAAAAATAGCAAATCCCCTCACGGGCGAATTTCTTGCAAATCCAATTGAAAAATCCGAATTTATGCAGTGGATTACCCATTTGCATCGTTCGTTATTTTTACACGAAACAGGTCGATTTATCGTTGGAATTTTCTCTATTTTATTGGTACTCATCGCTCTTTCTGGAACGGCATTGTTGGTAAAACGCTCTACAGGTTTTCGAGGATTGTACGACAAAATAAAAACCGATTTTTGGGAACAATTTTACCACATTTTAGCAGGAAGATTGACCTTAATTCCTATTTTAATAATATCTATTACAGGAAGTTACCTTTTTCTTCAACGCTTTGAATATTTACCAGAAGAAAAAGAATTTGACTTCGTTGAATATTCATCAAATGAAAAACAACGATTGCCTTTGAAGGATTATCCTGCTTTCAAAAATTTGTACTTGGCTGATATTGAAAAAATTGAACTCCCATTTGACGATAGTGCCGATGAAGTTTTCAAGGTAAAAACAAAAACAAGTCAATTTACAGTAAATCAAATTGACGGAACAATTATTTCTGAAAGTCAATATTCTAAATGGACAATTCTTGGAAAATGGAGTTTTGATTTACACACAGGTCAAATCAACAGCATTTGGTCTTTGATCATTGGAATTGCCTCTCTTCAATTATTGTTTTTTATTTACAGCGGATTTGTAATCACTTATAAACGAACAAAAAACAAACAAAAAGACAATCCTTTTTCAATTGCCGAAGCCACTTCCCTATTGCTCGTTGGTAGCGAAAACGGAAGTTCGTGGATATTTGCCAAAAACTTTCAAAATCAAGCAAATAGTATTGGAAAAAAAGTTTTTATTCAAGAGGCAAATCATTTTCAACTGGGAAATTCGATAGAAGAAATTTTAATTTTCACTTCAACCTATGGTAAAGGCGATGCACCAAGCAATGCCAATTTATTGATAAATAAATTAAAAAACACACAAACATCTAAAGAAATTCGTTTTTCAGTAGTAGGATTTGGTTCTACTCAATATGAAAATTTTTGTAGTTTTGCTAAAGAAGTAAACCATGAATTACAAAAGTTAAATTGGGCAAAAGAAAGTATCCCCATTCATTACATCAATGATAAAAATCCTTTAGAATTTGCTCAATGGGTAGAAAAATACAATATTGAAAATCAATCAACTATTGCAACAACTCCAGCTTTATTCAACTGTGAAAGCACCAAAAAACAATCCTTTCTAGTAAAAAATAATATCCAAGTTCAATCGGAAGATCACTTGTTTAGCATAGAATTACAAACCAAAGCAAACTTTCAATCGGGAGATTTATTGGCAATTTATCCTTCTGATAATCATATCCAGCGCTTATATTCTGTATCAAAAATAGACAATAAATTGTTTCTTTTAGTGAAATTACACGAAAAAGGATTGGGGTCAAATTACCTTTACAATTTGAAAACAAACCAACAATTTGAAGCAAAAATCATTGATAATCAAAAATTTCATTTCCCAAAAAATAAATCAGTAATCTGTATTTCCAACGGAACTGGTATTGCTCCATTTTTGGGAATGATATACGAAAATAACTATAAACAACCGATGTATTTGTATGCTGGTTTTCAACAACCTACCGATTTTATTCAAAATATAAAACAAGGGTTGGAACAACAAATTTCCAAAGGAAAACTCACCAAATTGCAATTTGCCTATTCACGAATTGAAGACAAACAATATGTAATACATCTCATCAAAAACGACCAAAACGAATTGGCTGAATTATTGAAAAACGGAGCAGTTGTTATGGTTTGCGGTTCGCTTTCAATGTGGAAAAATGTACAAGAAGAATTAGAAATCATTGCACAAATCAACGGTTATTCTTTGGAATATTATATTGAAAATCAACAAATAAAAACAGATTGTTATTGA
- a CDS encoding prolyl oligopeptidase family serine peptidase, translating to MKRLKLTVLALLLATSTMKAQENISFQQPSQEILQLADFERAPSVSMNSKKDLMILIYRKTYKSLPELNQEELRLGGLRINPITNISSTATFINNLKIKKVGGNDEIQIKGLPENALINNMSWSPDETKLAFTNTVANGNELWIIDLQTASAKKMTEATLNANLGNPITWYKDSKRLLIKTLPTNRKPLIDTKTDIPTGPIVSTAQEGVVSQNRTYQDLLKNKTDEANFENIITSELYTVDVNGTKKLFKSADTYAGESFSPDGNYLIITTIQKPYSYLVQLNRFPSKSVVYTAEGEEVKVVNEVPLNEIMPKGFMAVRKGKRNMAWRSDEASSLYFVEALDEGNPANQVEYRDAVYTWQAPFDKEPELLVKTPQRFSGITWGDKETAILYDRWYDTRNSKTYLLNPTTKETKLIWDRNYQDIYSDPGAFETKKNQYGAYTLMKENNHLYLIGDGHTAKGQFPFFDELNLATLKTKRLYQSNFSDKIESISEVIDAKKGEILVNIQSKTDYPNYFFRNIKKKNSLKQITFNKNPFESIKDVHKEVIKYKRKDGVELSGTLYLPAGFDRKNPQEKLPLLIWAYPTEYKDKNSAGQSSANPNEFTFPYYGSFVYWVAKGYAVLDDAAFPIVGEGDEEPNDSFVEQLKLNAEAAIDALDNLGYIDRKRVGVGGHSYGAFMTANLLTHTDLFACGIARSGAYNRTLTPFGFQYEQRNYWEAADVYNTMSPFMNAEKMKTPMLLVHGEADNNPGTFTLQTERYFQALKGLGAPVRMVILPKESHSYVAKENIMHLLWEQERFLDEHLKNKK from the coding sequence ATGAAAAGACTAAAACTAACAGTATTGGCTTTATTATTAGCAACTTCGACTATGAAAGCACAAGAAAACATTAGCTTTCAACAGCCTTCACAAGAAATTTTACAATTGGCTGATTTTGAAAGAGCCCCATCGGTTTCGATGAATTCTAAAAAAGATTTGATGATTTTGATTTACAGAAAAACTTACAAATCTTTACCTGAATTGAACCAAGAAGAATTGCGTTTGGGTGGTTTGCGTATCAATCCTATCACCAATATTTCGAGTACCGCTACTTTTATCAACAACTTGAAAATAAAAAAAGTAGGTGGAAATGACGAAATTCAAATCAAAGGTCTTCCAGAAAATGCGTTGATCAATAATATGTCTTGGTCGCCAGACGAAACAAAATTGGCGTTTACCAATACAGTGGCAAATGGTAACGAATTATGGATTATCGATTTGCAAACGGCTAGTGCCAAAAAAATGACAGAAGCTACTTTAAATGCTAATCTCGGAAATCCTATTACTTGGTACAAAGACAGCAAAAGATTGTTAATCAAAACATTGCCAACCAACAGAAAACCACTCATCGATACCAAAACAGATATTCCTACTGGCCCTATTGTTTCAACAGCTCAAGAAGGTGTGGTTTCTCAAAATAGAACTTATCAAGATTTGTTGAAAAACAAAACAGACGAGGCAAATTTTGAAAACATCATTACTTCAGAATTATACACTGTAGATGTAAACGGTACTAAAAAGTTGTTTAAATCGGCTGATACTTACGCTGGAGAATCGTTTTCTCCGGATGGAAATTATTTGATTATAACAACTATCCAAAAACCGTATTCATATTTGGTGCAACTCAACCGTTTTCCTTCAAAATCGGTAGTTTATACAGCAGAAGGTGAAGAAGTAAAAGTAGTAAACGAAGTACCACTAAACGAGATTATGCCGAAAGGATTTATGGCTGTTCGCAAAGGAAAACGCAACATGGCGTGGAGAAGTGATGAGGCGTCTTCGTTGTACTTTGTAGAAGCCTTGGACGAGGGAAATCCAGCAAATCAGGTGGAATACAGAGATGCGGTTTACACTTGGCAAGCACCGTTTGACAAAGAACCAGAATTGTTGGTAAAAACACCGCAACGATTTTCAGGAATCACATGGGGAGACAAAGAAACGGCTATTTTGTACGACCGTTGGTACGATACGCGTAATTCTAAAACTTATTTGTTAAACCCAACAACCAAGGAAACTAAATTGATTTGGGATAGAAATTACCAAGATATTTACAGCGATCCAGGTGCGTTTGAAACTAAGAAAAATCAATACGGTGCTTATACTTTGATGAAAGAAAACAATCATTTGTATTTGATTGGAGACGGACACACAGCCAAAGGTCAATTTCCTTTTTTTGACGAATTGAATCTTGCTACTTTGAAAACTAAGAGATTGTATCAATCAAATTTTTCAGATAAAATTGAATCAATTTCTGAGGTAATTGATGCAAAAAAAGGAGAAATTTTGGTGAATATTCAATCCAAAACGGATTATCCAAATTATTTTTTCCGAAATATCAAAAAGAAAAATAGTTTGAAACAGATTACTTTCAACAAAAATCCGTTTGAAAGTATCAAAGATGTACACAAAGAAGTGATCAAATACAAGCGTAAAGACGGTGTAGAGTTGTCGGGAACTTTGTATTTACCAGCAGGATTTGATAGAAAAAATCCACAAGAAAAATTGCCATTGTTGATTTGGGCGTATCCAACGGAATACAAAGACAAAAACAGTGCAGGTCAGAGTTCGGCAAATCCAAATGAATTTACATTCCCATATTATGGTTCGTTTGTGTATTGGGTTGCCAAAGGTTATGCGGTTTTAGATGACGCTGCATTCCCAATTGTAGGAGAAGGCGACGAAGAGCCAAACGATTCGTTTGTAGAACAATTGAAACTTAATGCAGAAGCTGCCATCGACGCTTTGGACAATTTGGGCTACATCGACAGAAAACGCGTAGGAGTTGGAGGGCATTCTTATGGAGCATTTATGACGGCTAACTTGCTTACACACACAGATTTGTTTGCTTGTGGTATTGCTCGTTCGGGAGCTTACAACCGTACGCTTACGCCTTTTGGATTCCAATACGAACAAAGAAATTATTGGGAAGCAGCTGATGTGTATAACACGATGTCGCCATTTATGAATGCAGAAAAAATGAAGACGCCAATGCTGTTGGTACACGGAGAGGCAGACAATAATCCTGGTACATTTACTCTGCAAACCGAGCGTTATTTTCAAGCGTTGAAAGGATTGGGAGCACCTGTAAGAATGGTGATTTTACCAAAAGAAAGTCATAGTTATGTTGCAAAAGAAAATATCATGCACTTGCTTTGGGAACAAGAACGCTTCCTCGACGAACATTTGAAAAACAAGAAGTAA